A window of Zingiber officinale cultivar Zhangliang chromosome 5A, Zo_v1.1, whole genome shotgun sequence contains these coding sequences:
- the LOC121982674 gene encoding NDR1/HIN1-like protein 10 → MSRSDSCGGCCCKLLCSLLQIVITAGFVLFFWWLIFRPRLPRASIHQIQLSAFNLTADNSTLRFSLTVAVALRNPNKRVGLYYDALDADLFYGGEQIQSAPLPVFYQPHKNTTELEGKFNGSAAGVGVAEAFRDESAGGSFNFEVRVESSLRMKLWFVKIGHFHPKFDCKVDIRAPPQAGGVSVTNRTWNCDR, encoded by the coding sequence ATGTCGCGATCAGACAGCTGTGGCGGCTGCTGCTGCAAGCTCCTCTGCTCGCTCCTCCAGATCGTCATCACCGCCGGCTTCGTTCTCTTCTTCTGGTGGCTCATCTTCCGCCCCCGCCTTCCCCGCGCCTCCATCCACCAGATCCAGCTGTCCGCCTTCAACCTCACCGCCGATAATTCCACCCTCCGCTTCAGCCTCACCGTCGCCGTCGCCCTGCGCAACCCCAACAAGCGGGTCGGTCTCTACTACGACGCCCTCGACGCCGATCTCTTCTACGGCGGCGAGCAGATCCAGTCGGCGCCGCTCCCGGTCTTCTACCAGCCCCACAAGAACACCACCGAGCTCGAAGGGAAGTTCAACGGCAGCGCGGCGGGCGTGGGCGTGGCCGAGGCCTTCCGGGACGAGAGTGCGGGGGGCAGCTTCAATTTCGAGGTGAGGGTGGAGAGCAGCTTGCGGATGAAGCTTTGGTTCGTCAAGATCGGGCACTTCCATCCCAAGTTCGATTGCAAGGTAGATATTCGTGCTCCGCCGCAGGCTGGCGGCGTGTCGGTGACTAATCGGACTTGGAACTGCGATCGCTGA